The proteins below come from a single Candidatus Tectomicrobia bacterium genomic window:
- the pyrR gene encoding bifunctional pyr operon transcriptional regulator/uracil phosphoribosyltransferase PyrR, with the protein MEREELGPDQIRRTLRRLAHEIVEQTGDLAPLALVGVRTRGVHIARRLARDIEALSGTLPPVGALDVTLYRDDLDREAGARAKLQRTDLPFSCHDREIVLVDDVLYTGRTTRAALAALVSFGRPRRVRLAVMADRGERELPVRADFIGKNLSVLPGTEVKVLLEEIDGRDALVVRAKGTVPGTPSRSHAPEETP; encoded by the coding sequence ATGGAGCGTGAGGAGCTGGGTCCGGATCAGATCCGCCGCACCCTCCGCCGGCTGGCCCACGAGATCGTCGAGCAGACGGGGGACCTGGCGCCCCTGGCCCTGGTGGGGGTGCGGACGCGGGGGGTCCACATCGCCCGCCGCCTGGCCCGGGACATCGAGGCCCTGAGCGGCACCCTCCCGCCGGTCGGGGCCCTGGACGTGACCCTCTACCGCGACGACCTGGACCGCGAGGCCGGCGCCAGGGCCAAGCTCCAGCGGACGGACCTGCCCTTCTCCTGCCATGACCGGGAGATCGTCCTAGTGGACGACGTCCTCTACACCGGCCGCACCACCCGGGCCGCCCTGGCCGCCCTGGTGAGCTTCGGCCGTCCCCGGCGGGTGCGCCTCGCCGTCATGGCGGACCGCGGGGAGCGCGAGCTGCCGGTGCGGGCCGACTTCATCGGCAAGAACCTCTCCGTCCTCCCGGGCACCGAGGTGAAGGTGCTGCTGGAGGAGATCGACGGCCGCGACGCCCTCGTCGTGCGCGCTAAAGGAACCGTTCCCGGGACCCCGTCCCGCAGCCATGCCCCGGAGGAAACGCCATGA
- a CDS encoding aspartate carbamoyltransferase catalytic subunit: MIPEPYRRKDLLSIRELSAGEILFLLDQTDSFREVNERDIKKVPTLRGKTVVNLFFEASTRTRASFEIAGKRLSADVINLSASTSSAKKGESLRDTARNIEAMATDVLVVRHSASGAPHYLSRELRCSVVNAGDGCHEHPTQALLDLYTIREHKKDFQGLNVSIIGDIAHSRVARSDIAGLLKLGANVTICGPAPMLPAAAECLGARVTTRLDEAIEGADVAIALRIQLERGAGTTFPGNREYAATYGLTRKRLKGAKRNLLIMHPGPINRGVEMSPDVADGPFSVILEQVEYGVASRMAILYLLAGRKADEPPVSPPRLEEGGQPEAAPAGRTEDALAR; this comes from the coding sequence ATGATTCCCGAACCGTACCGGAGGAAGGACCTGCTCTCCATCCGGGAGCTGTCGGCGGGGGAGATCCTGTTCCTGCTCGACCAGACCGACTCCTTCCGCGAGGTGAACGAGCGCGACATCAAGAAAGTGCCCACCCTGCGGGGCAAGACCGTCGTCAACCTCTTCTTCGAGGCGAGCACGCGCACCCGTGCCTCCTTCGAGATCGCGGGCAAGCGCCTCTCGGCGGACGTCATCAATCTCTCCGCCTCGACCAGCTCGGCCAAGAAGGGTGAGAGCCTGCGCGACACCGCCCGAAACATCGAGGCCATGGCGACGGACGTGCTGGTCGTCCGGCACTCCGCCTCGGGCGCCCCGCACTACCTGTCCCGGGAGCTCCGCTGCTCGGTGGTGAACGCGGGCGACGGCTGCCACGAGCACCCCACCCAGGCCCTCCTCGACCTCTACACCATCCGGGAGCACAAGAAGGACTTCCAGGGGCTGAACGTCTCCATCATCGGGGACATCGCCCACAGCCGGGTGGCCCGCTCCGACATCGCGGGGCTCCTGAAGCTCGGGGCGAACGTCACCATCTGCGGCCCCGCGCCCATGCTCCCGGCGGCGGCCGAGTGCCTGGGCGCCCGGGTGACCACCCGCCTCGATGAGGCCATCGAGGGCGCGGACGTGGCCATCGCCCTGCGCATCCAGCTCGAGCGCGGGGCCGGGACCACCTTCCCGGGCAACCGCGAGTACGCCGCGACCTACGGCCTCACCCGCAAGCGGCTCAAGGGCGCCAAGCGAAACCTCCTCATCATGCACCCGGGCCCCATCAACCGCGGGGTGGAGATGTCCCCCGACGTGGCCGACGGGCCATTCTCGGTCATCCTGGAGCAGGTGGAGTACGGGGTGGCCTCCCGGATGGCCATCCTCTACCTCCTGGCGGGCCGGAAGGCGGACGAGCCCCCAGTCTCGCCGCCGAGGCTCGAGGAGGGAGGCCAGCCCGAGGCCGCGCCCGCGGGGAGGACCGAAGATGCCCTTGCTCGTTAA
- a CDS encoding dihydroorotase: MPLLVKGGRLIDPASGTDEALDLLIEGGRIARRGKDLAAPEGAEVLNAKGLVVAPGFIDMHVHFREPGQEYKEDIESGTRAAAAGGFTSVACMANTDPVNDTSSITERILKRAREAGACRVHPIGAVSVGLKGEALTEMAEQLAAGAVAFSDDGVPVRSAALMRAALDYAGMLGAPVLDHAEDRSLSQGKVMHEGKISTLLGLSGNPAASEDICVYRDIRLAELTRARVHILHLSSRGAVALIREAKKRGVRVTGEVTPHHFTLTHEALQGFDASAKMAPPLREEEDRQALLEGLRDGTIEVIASDHAPHYEADLQVEFDEVPFGVVGLETAVPLALDRLYHRGVLTLPELISKFTVGPAKALGLKLGTLAEGAPADVTLLDPERDTKVNPEAFESRGRNTPFGGWKLKGCAVATVVNGEMRMNRIAGVTQIFAPERVA; the protein is encoded by the coding sequence ATGCCCTTGCTCGTTAAAGGCGGCCGCCTCATCGACCCGGCCTCGGGGACGGACGAGGCGCTGGATCTCCTCATCGAGGGGGGCCGCATCGCCCGGCGCGGGAAGGACCTCGCCGCGCCCGAGGGGGCGGAGGTGCTGAACGCCAAGGGGCTCGTCGTGGCCCCGGGCTTCATCGACATGCACGTCCACTTCCGGGAGCCGGGCCAGGAGTACAAGGAAGACATCGAGAGCGGCACCCGGGCCGCCGCCGCGGGGGGCTTCACCTCGGTGGCCTGCATGGCCAACACCGACCCGGTGAACGACACGAGCTCCATCACCGAGCGCATCCTGAAGCGCGCCCGGGAGGCGGGCGCCTGCCGGGTGCACCCCATCGGGGCCGTCTCGGTGGGCCTGAAGGGCGAGGCCCTGACCGAGATGGCCGAGCAGCTGGCGGCGGGCGCGGTGGCCTTCAGCGACGACGGGGTGCCCGTTCGCAGCGCGGCCCTCATGCGCGCCGCCCTCGACTACGCCGGGATGCTCGGCGCCCCCGTCCTCGACCACGCCGAGGACCGCTCCCTCTCCCAGGGGAAGGTGATGCACGAGGGGAAGATTTCGACCCTCCTCGGGCTCTCCGGGAACCCGGCCGCGAGCGAGGACATCTGCGTCTACCGCGACATCCGCCTGGCCGAGCTGACCCGCGCCAGGGTCCACATCCTGCACCTCTCCTCGCGGGGGGCGGTGGCCCTCATCCGGGAGGCCAAGAAGCGAGGCGTGCGGGTGACGGGGGAGGTCACCCCCCACCACTTCACCCTCACGCACGAGGCCCTGCAGGGCTTCGACGCCTCGGCCAAGATGGCGCCCCCCCTGCGCGAGGAGGAGGACCGCCAGGCCCTCCTCGAAGGGCTCCGGGACGGCACCATCGAGGTCATCGCCTCGGACCACGCCCCCCACTACGAGGCGGATCTGCAGGTCGAGTTCGACGAGGTGCCCTTCGGGGTCGTGGGGCTGGAGACGGCGGTGCCCCTCGCCCTCGACCGCCTCTACCACCGGGGGGTGCTGACGCTGCCGGAGCTCATCTCCAAGTTCACGGTGGGCCCGGCGAAGGCGCTGGGCCTCAAGCTGGGCACCCTGGCCGAGGGCGCCCCGGCGGACGTGACCCTGCTCGACCCGGAGCGCGACACCAAGGTGAACCCCGAGGCCTTCGAGAGCCGGGGGCGGAACACCCCCTTCGGCGGCTGGAAGCTCAAGGGCTGCGCCGTGGCCACCGTGGTGAACGGGGAGATGCGCATGAACCGCATCGCCGGCGTCACGCAGATCTTCGCCCCCGAACGGGTGGCCTGA